One segment of Helicobacter anatolicus DNA contains the following:
- a CDS encoding flagellar FLiS export co-chaperone → MKITPHASNTFNLIHKNDKEAKKNIQEKPKTIQDTLALSQTNHAAHIKEANKAIGALQTLSKSLDKIDANTQHLLNNKQDSASKQAIQNTISQSTFDGKKVFDQDFKNFSKNIKFNSQAIKEQASHLNSDAEIRKFNQEIKTQKNFAKQAIAILQNDISKTLTTDNKDYTKLDSKMLKSPLFEKSHNLNALSLDKVSRLLA, encoded by the coding sequence ATGAAAATTACACCACATGCCTCTAATACCTTTAACCTCATTCATAAAAATGATAAAGAGGCAAAAAAGAATATTCAAGAAAAACCCAAGACTATCCAAGACACCCTAGCGTTATCACAAACTAATCATGCTGCACACATCAAAGAAGCAAATAAGGCTATTGGTGCTCTACAAACACTTAGCAAATCTCTTGATAAAATTGATGCAAACACGCAACACCTATTAAACAACAAACAAGATTCTGCATCAAAACAAGCAATACAAAATACTATATCCCAAAGCACATTTGATGGAAAAAAAGTTTTTGATCAAGATTTTAAAAATTTTTCTAAAAATATTAAATTTAATTCACAAGCAATCAAAGAACAAGCTTCGCATCTCAATAGTGATGCAGAAATACGCAAATTTAATCAAGAAATTAAAACACAAAAAAACTTTGCAAAACAAGCAATTGCGATTTTGCAAAATGATATTAGCAAAACCCTTACAACTGATAACAAAGATTACACAAAGCTTGATAGCAAGATGCTAAAGTCTCCACTCTTTGAAAAATCACATAATCTCAATGCACTTTCTCTTGATAAGGTTTCAAGGCTTCTTGCATAA
- the accB gene encoding acetyl-CoA carboxylase biotin carboxyl carrier protein: protein MNLKEIKELVEIFNASDIAKLQIKQENFEIKMDKNSNILSNTPLVQPAIPAQLAPTAATQPSQAPIPTEQNHTSGEFITSPMVGTFYHCPSPGAAPYVKVGDTVKKGQTIGIVEAMKIMNEIEADFDCKILAIEANDGQPVEFGSKLVKVEKL from the coding sequence ATGAATTTAAAAGAGATAAAAGAACTTGTCGAAATCTTCAACGCAAGTGATATTGCTAAGCTACAAATCAAACAAGAAAATTTTGAAATCAAAATGGACAAAAATTCAAATATATTATCAAATACTCCACTTGTGCAGCCTGCAATCCCTGCACAATTAGCACCCACAGCTGCCACACAGCCAAGCCAAGCCCCTATTCCCACAGAGCAAAATCACACTTCTGGAGAATTTATCACCTCTCCAATGGTAGGAACATTTTATCATTGCCCATCTCCAGGAGCAGCACCTTATGTTAAAGTAGGTGATACTGTCAAAAAAGGACAGACAATCGGAATTGTAGAAGCAATGAAAATTATGAATGAAATTGAAGCAGATTTTGACTGCAAGATTCTTGCAATTGAAGCTAATGATGGACAACCAGTTGAATTTGGATCAAAACTTGTAAAAGTAGAGAAACTATAA
- the dcd gene encoding dCTP deaminase, whose protein sequence is MGLKSDKWIKEMCQKYQMIDPFCENQVGTGLVSYGLSSYGYDIRVGSEFMIFTNIGATLVDPKNFDKNSVVKVDASKDKYCLVPPNSFALARTVEYFKMPRNVLAICLGKSTYARCGIIVNVTPFEPEFEGHITIEISNTTPLPAKIYVNEGIAQVLFLEGDEACEVSYKDKKGKYQGQKGITLPRILGKNNHHL, encoded by the coding sequence ATGGGTTTGAAATCTGATAAGTGGATTAAAGAGATGTGTCAAAAATATCAAATGATTGACCCGTTTTGTGAGAATCAAGTTGGTACAGGGTTGGTTAGTTATGGGTTAAGCAGCTATGGGTACGATATCCGCGTAGGTAGTGAATTTATGATTTTTACAAATATAGGTGCGACTTTGGTGGATCCTAAAAATTTTGATAAAAATAGTGTCGTCAAGGTTGATGCAAGCAAAGATAAATATTGCCTCGTGCCACCAAATTCTTTTGCACTTGCAAGAACGGTTGAATACTTTAAAATGCCAAGAAATGTATTGGCTATTTGCCTTGGAAAAAGCACTTATGCGCGTTGTGGGATTATTGTCAATGTTACGCCATTTGAGCCGGAATTTGAAGGACATATTACAATTGAAATTTCAAACACCACGCCATTGCCTGCAAAAATTTATGTTAATGAAGGTATAGCACAGGTGTTGTTTTTGGAAGGTGATGAGGCTTGCGAGGTCAGTTATAAGGATAAAAAAGGAAAATATCAAGGTCAAAAAGGAATTACACTTCCAAGGATTTTGGGTAAAAACAATCATCATTTATGA
- a CDS encoding phosphatase PAP2 family protein produces the protein MNFKRLLLIILVVLSLNSQAQARDKSAFQIYGDIFQFLPLFAATYSLAIQDYKGVGQLAIGIGSTLAVTFATKYTFSEIAKSHPNLAAISKRPDNTGYNGFPSGHTASAFSAAGFMQRRYGWKLGVPTTVLATLVGVSRVYAKRHSITQVIAGAILGYGLSYLVSSKYNINLQVDVDSQTLDNGATNKQISLSFYHRF, from the coding sequence ATGAACTTCAAACGCTTATTGCTAATTATCTTAGTAGTTTTATCCTTGAATTCTCAAGCGCAGGCAAGAGACAAAAGTGCCTTTCAAATTTATGGCGACATCTTTCAATTTCTCCCATTATTTGCAGCAACCTACTCTCTTGCCATACAAGATTATAAAGGTGTAGGACAATTAGCAATCGGCATAGGCAGTACCCTTGCAGTTACCTTTGCAACTAAATACACTTTTTCAGAAATTGCGAAATCTCACCCTAATTTAGCCGCTATTAGTAAAAGACCTGATAATACAGGCTACAATGGTTTTCCATCAGGACATACCGCATCAGCCTTTTCTGCTGCAGGTTTTATGCAAAGACGCTATGGATGGAAGCTTGGTGTACCTACCACAGTCCTTGCTACCCTTGTAGGCGTCTCACGCGTTTATGCAAAAAGACATAGCATCACACAAGTAATTGCAGGAGCAATTCTAGGATATGGTCTCTCTTATCTTGTAAGCTCAAAATATAATATCAATCTCCAGGTAGATGTCGATAGTCAAACGCTAGATAATGGTGCAACTAACAAACAAATATCACTTTCTTTTTATCACAGATTCTAA
- the rpsU gene encoding 30S ribosomal protein S21 translates to MPGIKVRENESFDEAYRKFKKQTDRNLVVTECRARRFFESKTEKRKKQKINAKKKMLKRLYMLRRYESRL, encoded by the coding sequence ATGCCTGGTATCAAAGTTCGTGAAAATGAATCATTTGATGAAGCATACCGCAAGTTTAAAAAGCAAACAGATCGTAATCTGGTAGTAACTGAATGTCGCGCTAGAAGATTTTTTGAATCTAAAACCGAAAAGAGAAAGAAACAAAAAATTAATGCGAAAAAGAAAATGCTTAAAAGACTTTACATGCTTCGTAGATATGAATCTAGGTTGTAA
- the pseC gene encoding UDP-4-amino-4,6-dideoxy-N-acetyl-beta-L-altrosamine transaminase, translating into MQPYSTQFLQEDDFLEVITALKNPLLTQGNITLEFEKALSKFCNAKYALVFNSATSALYAAYNALNLENSEVITTPLSFVATTNMLLQNHATPIFCDIKQDGNINPEKIIPLITKKTKAIVSVDYGGKSVDIDSIKAICKEYNLSFISDSSHAIGSEYKNQKVGGLADATIFSFHPVKPMTTLEGGALLTNSKAIYEKAKLVRSHGVIKKNLWHYDVICNGFNFRMNEVQAALGISQLKKLPHFIQVRENIAKFYDSFFANNPYFTTIHQNNPYISSNHLYTILLNPTLQPKKEKVFQLFQENGLGVQVHYKPIYHFSYYKNLFGNISLPQTEAFYNATLSIPCHHKLELHQAEKIAQKILYLFSKI; encoded by the coding sequence ATGCAACCCTACAGCACACAATTTCTGCAGGAAGATGATTTTTTAGAAGTAATCACAGCTCTAAAAAATCCCCTCCTCACCCAAGGTAATATCACTCTTGAATTTGAAAAAGCGTTAAGTAAATTTTGCAACGCTAAATATGCTTTGGTTTTTAACTCTGCCACTTCAGCACTCTATGCAGCCTATAATGCTTTAAATTTAGAAAATTCTGAAGTCATTACAACTCCTCTTAGTTTTGTAGCCACTACAAATATGCTTTTACAAAATCATGCAACCCCAATATTTTGCGATATCAAACAAGATGGAAATATCAATCCTGAAAAAATTATCCCATTAATTACCAAAAAAACAAAAGCTATTGTAAGTGTGGATTATGGTGGCAAAAGCGTAGATATTGATTCTATCAAAGCGATTTGCAAAGAATATAACCTTTCTTTCATTTCAGATAGCTCCCATGCCATAGGTAGCGAATACAAAAATCAAAAAGTCGGTGGCCTTGCTGATGCCACAATTTTTAGTTTTCATCCAGTAAAACCCATGACAACCCTAGAAGGTGGAGCGCTTCTCACAAACTCCAAAGCCATTTATGAAAAAGCAAAGCTTGTGCGCTCTCATGGAGTAATCAAAAAAAATTTATGGCATTATGATGTAATATGCAATGGATTTAATTTTAGAATGAATGAAGTTCAAGCTGCGCTTGGAATCTCTCAACTCAAAAAACTTCCACATTTTATACAAGTGCGAGAGAATATTGCGAAATTTTATGATAGTTTTTTTGCCAACAACCCATATTTCACAACTATTCATCAAAATAACCCCTATATCTCTAGCAACCACCTCTACACGATTTTACTCAATCCAACACTCCAGCCCAAAAAAGAAAAAGTCTTTCAGCTTTTTCAAGAAAATGGCTTAGGAGTACAAGTACATTACAAACCTATTTACCATTTTTCTTATTATAAAAATCTTTTTGGAAATATCTCTCTCCCCCAAACAGAAGCCTTTTACAATGCCACGCTTTCTATTCCCTGTCACCATAAATTAGAACTACATCAAGCTGAAAAAATCGCACAAAAAATCCTCTATCTATTTTCTAAAATATAA
- a CDS encoding acetyl-CoA carboxylase biotin carboxylase subunit, with protein MKKVEQKEIKRILIANRGEIALRAIRTIQEMGKEAIAIYSTADKDTHYLDLADTKICIGGPKSSESYLNIPAIMSAAELFEADAIFPGYGFLSENQNFVEICSHHDIEFIGPNSEVMVLMSDKSKAKDVMKDAGVPVIMGSDGALKSYQEAQEVAKKIGYPVIIKAAAGGGGRGMRVVENESLLKNLYLAAESEALSAFGDGTIYMEKFIHNPKHIEVQILADKHGNVIHVGERDCSVQRRNQKLIEETPAVVLSPEVRQKLLDTAVKAAKYIGYVGAGTFEFLLDSNNKDFYFMEMNTRLQVEHTISEMVSGLDMVEWMIKIAEGKTLPSQDSITFNGHAIECRITAEDPKKFYPCPGKITKWIAPGGANVRLDTHAYAGYTVPMFYDSMIGKLIVWGETREKAIAKTKRALKEFCIEGIKTTIPFHIDMMNNSVFKNAAIHTKYLEQNME; from the coding sequence ATGAAAAAAGTGGAACAAAAAGAGATTAAAAGAATCTTAATTGCTAATCGTGGAGAGATTGCTCTGCGTGCTATTAGAACTATTCAAGAAATGGGAAAAGAGGCAATTGCAATTTATTCTACTGCAGATAAAGATACTCATTATCTTGATTTAGCAGATACTAAAATCTGTATCGGTGGTCCAAAATCAAGTGAAAGCTATCTTAATATCCCAGCTATTATGAGCGCAGCAGAGCTTTTTGAAGCTGATGCAATTTTTCCAGGTTATGGATTTTTAAGCGAAAATCAAAATTTTGTAGAAATCTGTTCGCATCACGACATAGAATTTATAGGGCCAAATTCCGAAGTCATGGTATTAATGAGCGACAAATCTAAGGCTAAAGATGTGATGAAAGATGCAGGTGTCCCTGTTATTATGGGAAGTGATGGGGCACTAAAGAGCTATCAAGAGGCTCAAGAAGTAGCCAAAAAAATTGGCTATCCTGTTATTATCAAAGCCGCTGCTGGTGGTGGTGGTAGAGGAATGAGGGTTGTAGAAAACGAAAGTCTTTTAAAAAATCTCTATTTAGCCGCAGAATCTGAAGCACTAAGTGCTTTTGGAGATGGCACAATTTATATGGAAAAATTTATCCACAATCCTAAACATATTGAAGTGCAAATTCTAGCCGATAAACATGGTAATGTAATCCATGTGGGAGAGAGAGATTGCTCAGTCCAAAGGCGTAATCAAAAACTTATCGAAGAAACCCCTGCGGTTGTTTTATCACCAGAAGTAAGACAAAAACTTTTAGACACTGCTGTAAAAGCTGCCAAATATATCGGTTATGTGGGTGCCGGAACTTTTGAATTCTTATTAGATTCTAACAATAAAGATTTTTATTTTATGGAAATGAATACAAGATTACAAGTAGAGCACACAATTAGTGAAATGGTAAGTGGTCTTGATATGGTAGAATGGATGATTAAAATTGCAGAAGGAAAAACCCTGCCAAGTCAAGATAGCATCACCTTCAATGGCCATGCAATTGAATGTAGAATCACCGCAGAGGATCCTAAAAAATTCTATCCTTGCCCAGGAAAAATTACTAAATGGATTGCACCAGGTGGAGCAAATGTAAGACTTGATACTCATGCATATGCAGGCTACACTGTGCCGATGTTTTATGATTCTATGATTGGAAAATTGATTGTTTGGGGTGAAACAAGAGAAAAGGCTATTGCAAAAACCAAGCGCGCATTAAAAGAATTCTGTATAGAAGGTATCAAAACAACCATTCCATTCCACATTGATATGATGAATAATTCTGTATTTAAAAATGCTGCGATACACACCAAATACTTGGAACAAAATATGGAATAA